A region from the Oceanidesulfovibrio marinus genome encodes:
- the purE gene encoding 5-(carboxyamino)imidazole ribonucleotide mutase yields the protein MIKVAIFMGSASDEELMRPCADILDSMEINHRFTITSAHRTPERTEKLIRELEGEGCEIFICGAGMAAHLAGAVAARTLKPVIGVPLTASSLGGMDALLSTVQMPQGFPVATMALDRSGARNAAWLATQILALKDEAIAARLRDVRDGFKEAVDEAAFNLENGAI from the coding sequence ATGATCAAGGTAGCAATCTTCATGGGCAGCGCCTCGGACGAGGAGCTCATGCGCCCATGCGCTGACATTCTGGACTCGATGGAGATCAACCACCGCTTCACCATCACCTCGGCCCACCGCACCCCGGAGCGCACCGAAAAGCTTATCCGCGAGCTGGAAGGCGAAGGCTGCGAGATTTTTATCTGCGGAGCCGGCATGGCCGCCCACCTGGCCGGCGCCGTGGCCGCACGCACCCTCAAACCCGTCATCGGCGTACCGCTCACGGCATCCTCCCTGGGTGGCATGGACGCCCTGCTCTCCACCGTGCAGATGCCGCAGGGCTTCCCCGTAGCCACCATGGCCCTGGATCGCTCCGGCGCGCGCAACGCGGCCTGGCTCGCCACGCAGATACTCGCCCTCAAGGATGAGGCCATTGCGGCGCGACTCAGGGACGTTCGCGATGGGTTCAAGGAAGCAGTGGACGAAGCCGCATTCAACCTGGAAAACGGCGCGATCTAG
- the purD gene encoding phosphoribosylamine--glycine ligase codes for MKILIVGSGGREHALAWKLAQSPKVDDIFVAPGNGGTAGIAENVPIPDSHVPALARFAKERGVDLCVVGPEVPLVLGLANAMAKQDIPCFGPDAYAAQLEGSKSFAKLVMEHTGVPTARSATFDDYDSAKAYLDKHPIPVVIKADGLAAGKGVTVAATREEAEKALDTCMRKQSFGMAGERVVIEEALEGEEASFLALCDGKTVVPLASSQDHKAVGEGDTGPNTGGMGAYSPAPILPESELEKVCDLVARPVVEAMAASGHPFIGMLYAGLMVKDGAYKVLEYNVRFGDPECQPLLARLDSDLAELMLACVEGRLEPSMIAWKPQTSCCVVMASQGYPGSYRTGMAIEGIDEAEELEGVTVFQAGTKIEAGRLVTSGGRVLGVTALGDDLKAAKERAYEAVDRIRFENSYVRRDIGDKGLAR; via the coding sequence GTGAAGATTCTTATCGTCGGCTCGGGCGGCCGTGAGCATGCCCTTGCCTGGAAGCTCGCACAAAGCCCCAAGGTTGACGACATCTTCGTGGCACCAGGCAACGGCGGCACGGCCGGCATCGCGGAAAACGTGCCCATCCCGGACAGCCACGTACCGGCCCTGGCGCGTTTTGCCAAGGAGCGCGGCGTGGATCTCTGCGTGGTGGGTCCAGAGGTGCCACTGGTGCTCGGCCTAGCCAACGCCATGGCCAAGCAGGACATCCCCTGTTTCGGTCCGGACGCCTACGCGGCCCAGCTCGAAGGCAGCAAGTCCTTTGCCAAGCTCGTCATGGAGCACACCGGCGTGCCCACGGCCCGTTCCGCCACCTTTGACGACTACGACTCGGCCAAGGCGTACCTCGACAAGCACCCCATCCCCGTGGTCATCAAGGCCGACGGCCTGGCCGCCGGCAAGGGCGTAACCGTGGCCGCCACCCGCGAGGAAGCCGAGAAAGCCCTGGACACGTGCATGCGCAAGCAGTCCTTTGGCATGGCCGGCGAGCGCGTGGTCATCGAGGAGGCCCTGGAGGGCGAGGAAGCCTCCTTCCTGGCTCTGTGCGACGGCAAGACCGTCGTGCCCCTGGCCTCGTCCCAGGACCACAAGGCCGTGGGCGAAGGCGACACCGGCCCCAACACCGGCGGCATGGGCGCCTACAGCCCGGCCCCCATCCTGCCCGAGTCCGAGCTGGAAAAGGTCTGCGACCTCGTGGCCCGGCCCGTGGTCGAGGCCATGGCCGCCTCCGGCCACCCCTTCATCGGCATGCTCTATGCCGGCCTGATGGTCAAGGACGGCGCGTACAAGGTTCTGGAGTACAACGTACGCTTCGGCGACCCCGAGTGCCAGCCCCTGCTGGCGCGGCTCGACAGCGACCTGGCCGAGCTGATGCTCGCCTGTGTGGAAGGCCGGCTGGAGCCGTCCATGATCGCCTGGAAGCCGCAGACAAGCTGCTGCGTGGTCATGGCCAGCCAAGGTTACCCCGGCTCCTACCGCACGGGCATGGCCATCGAGGGCATCGACGAGGCCGAGGAGCTGGAGGGGGTCACCGTGTTCCAGGCCGGCACCAAAATCGAGGCCGGCCGGCTCGTCACCTCCGGCGGCCGCGTCCTGGGCGTCACGGCCCTGGGAGACGACCTCAAGGCGGCCAAGGAGCGTGCCTACGAGGCCGTGGACCGCATCCGTTTCGAGAACAGCTACGTGCGCCGCGACATCGGCGACAAGGGCCTGGCCCGCTAA